One genomic segment of uncultured Desulfobacter sp. includes these proteins:
- the carB gene encoding carbamoyl-phosphate synthase large subunit, with protein MPKRNDIHKILIIGAGPIIISQACEFDYSGTQACKALKEEGFEVVLINSNPATIMTDPETADRVYIEPVTVETLCKVIEKERPDAVLPTLGGQTALNTTIDAAKTGIFERYNIELIGASIDAINKAEDRELFRDAMNKIGLRIPKSGFAVNMTEVEEVARRIGFPIIVRPSFTLGGTGGGVAYNMEELANLAKAGLDASLITQVMLEESVLGWKEFELEVMRDHADNVVIICSIENVDAMGVHTGDSITVAPAQTLSDKEYQALRDASIAIIREIGVDTGGSNVQFAVNPDNGDIIVVEMNPRVSRSSALASKATGFPIAKIAAKLAVGYTLDEIPNDITGETMACFEPSIDYCVVKIPRWTFEKFPETDDILTTAMKSVGETMSIGRTFKEALQKGLRSLEIGRAGFGADGKDPAPGSVTGTDLEYKLSTPNSQRIFYIKYAIEHGMPITMIHELTDIDPWFLYQMKQIVDLEKQLKLAGMNLPKDLFEKAKKYGFSDMQLAYLSGGLTDKQIEQKRKDLGIVPVYKLVDTCAAEFRAVTPYYYSTYESECEARVADRKKVIILGGGPNRIGQGIEFDYCCVHASFALREEGVESIMVNSNPETVSTDYDTSDKLYFEPLTREDVLHIVEKEKPFGVIVQFGGQTPLNLATDLQKAGVPIIGTSPESIDRAEDRDLFAAMLKKLDLRQPDNGIAYSYAEAVAVARDIGYPVMVRPSFVLGGRAMKIVYDEKDLEEYFDLAVQASPDKPVLIDKFLEEAFELDVDAISDGEDTVIGGMMEHIEEAGIHSGDSACVLPPYSIDQHHITQMADAAKAIAKELNVKGLMNIQFGIMNDTVYIIEVNPRASRTIPFVSKAIGVPLAKLATKVMLGKTLKELGVTKEIIPPYYCVKEAVMPFDRFENVDPVLGPEMKSTGEVMGIDKDLGAAVAKAQFAAGQKLPKEGTVFISVQDKDKKAALPVAQLFHDMGFTIMATRGTVTFLEENKIPATFVKKVSAGRPHVVDAVKNGEIQLILNTGASSQTQRDGYEIRRAAIKYKIPYATTTDGARAISLAIQAMKKENLTVKPIQHYHKEN; from the coding sequence ATGCCAAAGCGTAACGACATCCATAAAATTCTGATCATTGGTGCCGGCCCGATCATCATCAGCCAGGCCTGTGAGTTTGACTATTCCGGCACCCAGGCCTGCAAGGCCTTGAAGGAAGAAGGGTTTGAAGTTGTCCTGATCAACTCCAATCCGGCCACCATCATGACCGACCCTGAAACCGCTGACCGGGTCTATATTGAACCGGTGACAGTTGAAACCCTGTGCAAGGTGATTGAAAAGGAACGGCCCGATGCCGTGTTACCCACCCTTGGCGGCCAGACTGCCCTGAACACCACCATTGATGCAGCCAAAACAGGAATATTTGAACGTTATAATATTGAACTGATCGGTGCATCCATTGACGCCATCAATAAGGCCGAAGACCGGGAACTGTTCAGGGATGCCATGAATAAAATCGGTTTGAGAATTCCCAAATCCGGGTTTGCCGTCAATATGACTGAAGTGGAAGAAGTGGCCCGGCGCATCGGATTTCCCATTATTGTCCGGCCAAGCTTTACTTTAGGGGGAACCGGTGGTGGTGTGGCCTATAATATGGAAGAGCTTGCAAATCTTGCCAAGGCCGGTCTTGACGCCTCTCTGATCACCCAGGTGATGCTTGAGGAGTCTGTTCTGGGATGGAAGGAATTTGAGCTTGAGGTGATGCGAGACCATGCGGACAACGTGGTGATCATCTGCTCCATTGAAAACGTTGATGCCATGGGGGTTCACACGGGTGATTCCATTACCGTAGCCCCGGCCCAGACCCTGTCGGACAAAGAATACCAGGCTCTGCGGGATGCCTCCATTGCCATCATCAGGGAAATCGGCGTGGACACGGGCGGTTCCAATGTTCAATTTGCCGTGAACCCGGACAACGGGGATATTATCGTGGTTGAGATGAACCCCCGGGTGTCCCGGTCTTCAGCCCTTGCCTCCAAGGCCACGGGATTTCCCATTGCCAAAATTGCAGCCAAGCTTGCGGTGGGGTATACCCTGGATGAGATTCCCAATGATATCACCGGCGAAACCATGGCCTGCTTTGAGCCGTCCATTGATTATTGTGTGGTGAAAATTCCGCGCTGGACCTTTGAAAAATTTCCCGAAACCGACGATATACTCACCACGGCCATGAAATCCGTGGGTGAAACCATGTCCATCGGCAGAACATTTAAAGAAGCACTTCAAAAGGGTCTGCGCTCCCTTGAAATCGGTCGGGCCGGTTTTGGTGCCGACGGAAAAGATCCGGCTCCCGGATCAGTGACAGGTACGGATCTGGAATACAAATTATCCACCCCCAATTCCCAGCGGATTTTTTATATCAAATACGCCATTGAACACGGCATGCCTATCACTATGATCCATGAGCTGACTGACATTGATCCCTGGTTTCTGTATCAGATGAAACAAATTGTGGATCTTGAAAAGCAGTTGAAGCTGGCCGGCATGAACCTGCCAAAGGATCTTTTTGAAAAGGCAAAAAAATACGGATTCTCCGACATGCAGTTGGCTTATCTGTCCGGGGGACTGACAGACAAGCAGATCGAACAGAAACGAAAAGACCTTGGTATCGTTCCGGTATATAAACTAGTGGATACCTGTGCCGCGGAATTCAGGGCTGTTACCCCTTACTATTACTCCACCTATGAAAGCGAGTGCGAAGCCCGGGTGGCGGACAGGAAAAAGGTGATCATCCTGGGCGGCGGTCCCAACCGCATCGGCCAGGGCATTGAATTTGATTACTGCTGTGTTCACGCCTCCTTTGCTTTAAGGGAAGAGGGGGTAGAATCCATCATGGTCAACTCCAACCCGGAAACAGTCTCCACTGACTATGATACATCCGACAAGCTCTATTTTGAACCGCTCACCAGAGAAGACGTACTTCACATCGTTGAAAAGGAGAAACCCTTTGGTGTGATTGTCCAGTTCGGCGGCCAGACGCCTTTAAACCTTGCCACGGACCTCCAAAAAGCAGGGGTTCCCATCATCGGTACAAGTCCGGAAAGTATTGACCGGGCCGAGGACCGGGATCTATTTGCGGCCATGCTTAAAAAACTGGACCTGCGCCAGCCGGATAACGGCATTGCATATTCCTATGCAGAAGCCGTAGCCGTTGCAAGGGATATCGGATACCCGGTTATGGTTCGTCCCTCCTTTGTTCTGGGCGGCCGGGCCATGAAAATCGTCTATGATGAAAAAGACCTGGAAGAATATTTCGACCTGGCGGTCCAGGCCTCACCGGACAAGCCCGTGCTCATTGACAAGTTCCTTGAAGAAGCCTTTGAGCTGGATGTGGACGCCATTTCCGACGGAGAGGATACCGTCATCGGCGGGATGATGGAACATATTGAAGAGGCAGGTATTCATAGCGGCGATTCCGCCTGTGTACTGCCGCCTTATTCCATTGACCAACACCATATCACACAGATGGCGGATGCGGCCAAAGCCATTGCCAAAGAACTTAATGTCAAGGGGTTAATGAACATCCAGTTCGGGATTATGAATGACACGGTGTACATCATTGAAGTTAATCCCAGGGCATCCCGGACCATTCCCTTTGTCTCCAAGGCTATCGGCGTGCCGTTGGCCAAGCTTGCCACCAAGGTTATGCTGGGCAAAACCCTGAAAGAACTTGGGGTAACAAAAGAAATCATCCCGCCCTATTATTGTGTCAAGGAAGCGGTAATGCCCTTTGACCGCTTTGAAAACGTGGATCCTGTTCTTGGGCCGGAGATGAAATCCACGGGCGAAGTCATGGGTATTGACAAGGATCTTGGTGCCGCTGTGGCCAAAGCCCAGTTTGCTGCCGGACAGAAACTGCCCAAGGAAGGCACTGTATTTATCTCTGTCCAAGACAAGGATAAAAAGGCAGCACTGCCTGTGGCCCAACTTTTCCATGATATGGGATTCACCATCATGGCCACCCGGGGAACAGTCACATTTCTGGAAGAAAACAAAATTCCAGCCACATTTGTGAAAAAAGTATCTGCAGGCCGGCCCCATGTGGTGGATGCCGTAAAAAACGGTGAAATCCAACTGATTTTAAACACAGGCGCATCCAGCCAAACCCAAAGAGACGGATATGAAATTCGCAGGGCTGCCATTAAATATAAAATACCCTATGCCACCACCACGGACGGGGCCCGGGCCATCAGCCTGGCCATCCAGGCCATGAAAAAAGAGAATCTGACGGTTAAGCCTATCCAGCATTATCACAAAGAGAATTAA
- the carA gene encoding glutamine-hydrolyzing carbamoyl-phosphate synthase small subunit: MKALLALEDGRTFSCRSFTGPGEAQGEVVFNTSMTGYQEILTDPSYYGQMVTMTYPLIGNYGVCPEDVESDRIHVAAFIVKEYQEFPSNFRSKGTLADYLIKSHVLGIEDLDTRALTRHIRKSGAMRAMISTTDLDPESLVARARQIPSMEGSDLVEYVTTQKPYFWKYNQPDYVDTKSLEDPFIWRHKGKKHSVVALDFGIKYNIIRCLENAGCEVLVIPAKTNVQTIKRLNPDGIFLSNGPGDPEPLTYIVETIRELLNNFPIFGICLGMQLLGLAMGGKTMKIKFGHRGGNQPVKNMDTGKVEITSQNHGFAVDLNTLDKNKCHLTHINLNEDSLEGLKNDTIRAFAVQYHPEASPGPHDAAYLFNQFAKVMENAKA, from the coding sequence ATGAAAGCATTGTTAGCCCTGGAAGATGGAAGAACTTTTTCCTGTAGAAGTTTTACAGGGCCGGGAGAAGCCCAGGGAGAGGTGGTGTTCAACACCAGCATGACCGGGTACCAGGAAATCCTGACCGACCCGTCCTATTACGGACAGATGGTCACCATGACCTATCCGCTCATAGGCAACTACGGGGTGTGTCCGGAAGATGTTGAATCAGACCGTATTCATGTGGCAGCCTTCATTGTCAAAGAATACCAGGAGTTTCCAAGCAATTTTAGATCAAAGGGAACCCTTGCCGACTATCTGATAAAATCCCATGTTCTGGGTATTGAAGACCTTGATACCCGGGCCCTGACACGGCATATCCGAAAATCCGGTGCCATGAGGGCCATGATCTCCACCACGGACCTGGATCCTGAATCCCTTGTGGCACGCGCCAGACAGATCCCCTCCATGGAAGGATCGGACCTGGTGGAATATGTCACAACCCAAAAACCCTATTTCTGGAAATACAACCAACCGGATTATGTGGATACCAAAAGCCTTGAAGATCCCTTTATATGGCGCCATAAAGGTAAAAAACATTCTGTGGTGGCCCTGGATTTCGGCATAAAATACAATATCATCCGCTGCCTTGAAAACGCAGGGTGTGAGGTGCTGGTGATTCCTGCAAAAACCAATGTTCAGACCATAAAACGCCTGAACCCGGACGGTATTTTCCTGTCCAACGGCCCCGGTGACCCAGAACCCTTAACCTATATTGTTGAAACCATACGCGAACTTCTCAATAATTTTCCGATTTTCGGTATATGCCTTGGTATGCAGCTTTTAGGCCTTGCTATGGGCGGTAAAACCATGAAAATTAAATTCGGCCACAGGGGCGGCAATCAGCCGGTGAAAAATATGGATACCGGAAAGGTGGAGATTACCTCCCAGAACCACGGATTTGCAGTGGATCTGAATACCCTTGATAAAAACAAATGCCACCTGACCCACATTAACCTGAACGAAGACTCCCTGGAAGGGCTTAAGAACGATACCATCCGGGCGTTTGCAGTTCAGTACCACCCTGAAGCCTCCCCGGGTCCCCATGATGCGGCCTATCTTTTTAACCAGTTTGCAAAAGTGATGGAAAATGCCAAAGCGTAA
- the gltB gene encoding glutamate synthase large subunit has translation MTLYNTRLDKDSCGFGLIAHLEGRASHKLVRESIFSLARMSHRGAVGADGKTGDGCGLLLQKPDGFFRDLAREAGWQLATRYGVGMIFLSQDPDLRQAAMEQVEAQLAKETLTIAGWRQVPVNPDVLGDIAKQSLPAIFQVFINAPFGWGAKDLERRLFMARRRIEKVMVHDPEFYVASFSNLVVVYKGLCRPKDLPLFFKDLGDLRMASAVCLFHQRFSTNTLPQWSMAQPFRYLAHNGELNTITSNRQWSRARGYKLTSPLLPDMVDAAPFVNETGSDSSSLDNMLELLLAGGMDLFRAFRLLIPPAWQNHPDMDENLRAFYDFNSMHMEPWDGPAGIVMSDGRFAACGLDRNGLRPARYVVTRNKWITLASEVGIWDYAPDEVVEKGRVSPGELLVIDTLTGKRWTSWQIDQELMSRHPYKQWMADCCTSLKPAPDHGSGSQPASGFDHETLIRYQKIFNCTNEEVQEVIRVLGNMGKEPVISMGDDAPMAVMSRHPRNLSDYFRQMFAQVTNPPIDPLRERHVMSLATCLGRERNVFNETLGHAWRVLFASPVLVRSDLDQLLALDPLYYKHEFIDLNYDPDVGLEAGVRAIVNTAIEKVREQTVLLILSDRNISRKTLPVPAAMAVGAVQQALVEHNLRSDTNIIVETATARDPHHFALLLGVGATAIFPFLAYDILTALDENNELSLPLEKAILNYRKGIDNGLLKILSKMGISTITSYRCSKLFEAVGLSSKIMDLCFKGMESRIQGADFEDFQKDQEILSCPAWEKKFLPLPRGGLFRYIHGQEFHAYNPDVVQSLQKAVKTGADADYEIYAHTVNNRQPAHLRDLLALKKGQTPIPIEEVAPDTEFFKRFDTAAMSIGALSQEAHEALALAMNQLGGYSNSGEGGEDPARYGTPAVSRIKQVASGRFGVTPGYLMSADIIQIKMAQGAKPGEGGQLPGHKVTPQIALLRYAIPGVTLISPPPHHDIYSIEDLAQLIFDLKQINPKAQISVKLVAEPGVGTIACGVVKAYADMITISGYDGGTGASPLTSVKYAGSPWELGLAEAQQALVENGLRHKICLQVDGGLKTGQDIVKAAILGAESFGFGTGPLIALGCKFLRICHLNNCATGVATQDETLRKKHFSGLPEKVIQYFSFLVQETRSIMASLGIRDLRELIGRTDLLVPLEGVTKKQNKLDLSGLLVSPMPPQGRARYHTDPNPPADDGQLNLTITDQFKAAVTSGSGGEGAFDIQNTDRSVGAMLSGIIAEVHGNTAMEKRPVTLRFSGSAGQSFGAWNAGGLHMVLAGDANDYVGKGMAGGKLILRPPAGVSYKSNKAVIMGNTCLYGATGGTLFAAGLAGERFAVRNSGARAVVEGIGDNGCEYMTGGMVTILGSTGVNFGAGMTGGFAYVLDEEGQLAQRTNSELVEVVSIIGYPVFQEHLRGIINVHYEATGSQHAERIMAGFEQIWAERFKLVKPKTSDIATLLGHRGNRPEEILSEAY, from the coding sequence ATGACCTTATATAATACCCGTTTGGATAAAGACAGTTGCGGATTCGGCTTGATTGCCCATTTGGAAGGCCGGGCCAGCCATAAGCTGGTGCGCGAATCCATATTTTCCTTGGCCAGGATGAGCCACAGGGGAGCCGTGGGTGCTGACGGTAAAACCGGAGACGGCTGTGGTCTTTTACTCCAGAAGCCTGATGGTTTTTTCAGGGACCTGGCCCGGGAGGCGGGCTGGCAGCTGGCCACAAGATACGGGGTGGGCATGATCTTCTTAAGCCAGGACCCGGATCTGCGTCAGGCAGCCATGGAGCAGGTTGAGGCTCAATTGGCAAAAGAAACCCTTACCATTGCCGGATGGCGGCAGGTTCCTGTGAATCCGGATGTGCTGGGAGATATTGCAAAGCAGAGCTTGCCTGCCATTTTCCAGGTATTTATCAACGCCCCCTTTGGGTGGGGGGCAAAGGATCTGGAGCGCAGACTTTTTATGGCCCGCCGCAGGATTGAAAAGGTTATGGTCCATGACCCGGAGTTCTATGTGGCCAGCTTTTCCAACCTGGTGGTGGTGTATAAAGGACTTTGTCGCCCCAAGGATCTGCCCCTGTTCTTCAAGGACCTGGGGGACCTGAGGATGGCCTCTGCGGTATGTCTGTTTCACCAACGATTTTCCACCAATACACTGCCCCAATGGTCCATGGCCCAGCCCTTTCGCTACCTGGCCCATAACGGGGAGCTGAACACCATTACAAGTAACCGGCAGTGGTCACGGGCCAGGGGTTACAAACTGACCTCCCCCCTGCTGCCGGATATGGTGGATGCTGCGCCTTTTGTGAATGAGACAGGGTCTGACTCCTCTTCTCTGGACAATATGCTGGAGCTGCTTCTGGCCGGTGGGATGGACCTTTTCCGGGCCTTCAGACTCCTGATTCCACCAGCCTGGCAGAACCATCCGGATATGGATGAAAATTTAAGAGCGTTTTACGATTTCAACTCTATGCACATGGAACCCTGGGACGGTCCTGCAGGCATTGTCATGAGTGACGGCCGTTTTGCCGCCTGCGGTTTGGACAGAAACGGCCTGCGGCCTGCGCGGTACGTGGTGACCCGGAACAAGTGGATTACCCTGGCATCTGAAGTGGGTATCTGGGACTATGCCCCGGACGAGGTTGTGGAAAAAGGCCGGGTCAGCCCGGGTGAACTCCTGGTGATTGACACCCTCACCGGCAAACGCTGGACCTCCTGGCAGATCGACCAGGAACTCATGTCCCGCCATCCCTACAAGCAGTGGATGGCAGATTGCTGTACGTCTTTAAAACCTGCCCCGGACCATGGGTCGGGATCCCAGCCTGCATCCGGTTTTGACCATGAGACCCTGATCCGGTATCAGAAAATTTTCAACTGCACCAATGAAGAGGTCCAGGAGGTGATCCGGGTGCTGGGAAACATGGGCAAGGAACCCGTAATATCCATGGGGGATGACGCGCCCATGGCAGTGATGTCCAGACACCCCAGGAATCTGTCTGACTATTTCAGACAGATGTTTGCCCAGGTCACCAACCCGCCCATTGATCCCCTGCGGGAACGCCATGTCATGTCCCTTGCCACCTGTCTCGGCCGGGAGAGAAACGTATTCAACGAGACCCTGGGCCATGCCTGGCGGGTGCTGTTTGCTTCCCCTGTTCTGGTCCGTTCAGATCTGGACCAGCTCCTTGCCCTGGATCCCCTGTATTACAAGCATGAGTTCATTGATCTGAACTATGATCCTGATGTCGGTCTTGAAGCCGGGGTTCGGGCTATTGTGAACACAGCTATTGAAAAAGTCCGGGAACAAACTGTTCTGCTCATCCTTTCAGACCGGAATATCTCCCGAAAGACCCTGCCGGTTCCGGCAGCCATGGCAGTGGGCGCAGTGCAGCAGGCCCTGGTGGAGCACAACCTCCGGTCTGATACCAATATCATTGTGGAGACAGCCACAGCAAGGGACCCCCACCACTTTGCCCTGCTTTTAGGCGTCGGCGCCACAGCGATTTTTCCCTTTCTGGCCTATGACATATTAACGGCCCTGGATGAGAATAATGAATTATCCCTCCCCCTGGAAAAGGCCATTCTCAACTATCGAAAGGGTATTGATAACGGCTTATTGAAAATTTTGTCCAAAATGGGGATTTCCACTATTACCTCCTATCGCTGTTCCAAATTATTTGAGGCAGTCGGACTTTCCAGCAAGATCATGGATCTCTGTTTTAAGGGTATGGAAAGCCGAATCCAGGGAGCTGACTTTGAAGATTTCCAGAAAGACCAGGAGATTCTGTCTTGTCCAGCCTGGGAAAAAAAGTTTCTGCCCCTGCCCCGGGGGGGCTTGTTCAGGTATATCCACGGCCAGGAATTTCATGCCTATAATCCGGATGTGGTTCAATCTCTGCAAAAGGCGGTAAAGACCGGTGCTGATGCGGATTATGAGATCTATGCCCATACCGTGAACAACCGGCAGCCCGCCCATTTAAGGGATCTGCTGGCATTGAAAAAAGGGCAGACCCCTATCCCCATTGAGGAAGTGGCACCTGACACAGAGTTTTTCAAACGCTTTGATACAGCAGCCATGTCCATCGGTGCCCTGAGTCAGGAGGCCCACGAAGCCCTGGCCCTGGCCATGAATCAACTTGGTGGATATTCCAACTCAGGTGAAGGCGGGGAAGATCCGGCTCGATACGGCACCCCTGCAGTTTCTAGGATAAAACAAGTGGCCTCCGGCCGATTTGGCGTGACCCCTGGATACCTCATGAGTGCGGATATCATCCAGATCAAGATGGCCCAGGGCGCCAAACCAGGTGAAGGGGGGCAGTTGCCCGGTCATAAGGTCACCCCCCAAATCGCGCTCCTGCGCTATGCCATCCCGGGTGTTACCCTGATCTCTCCGCCCCCGCACCATGATATTTATTCCATCGAGGACCTGGCCCAGCTTATCTTTGACCTGAAACAGATAAACCCTAAAGCGCAGATCTCTGTCAAACTGGTGGCGGAACCCGGGGTGGGGACCATTGCCTGCGGCGTGGTCAAGGCCTATGCGGATATGATTACCATCTCAGGCTATGACGGGGGGACGGGAGCCTCTCCCCTGACCAGTGTGAAGTATGCGGGCAGCCCCTGGGAGCTGGGCCTGGCCGAAGCCCAGCAGGCCCTGGTGGAAAACGGGCTGCGCCACAAAATTTGTCTCCAGGTGGACGGGGGGCTGAAAACCGGTCAGGACATTGTCAAAGCAGCCATTTTGGGGGCAGAAAGCTTTGGATTCGGAACAGGACCGCTCATTGCACTGGGATGCAAATTTTTGCGGATCTGCCACCTGAACAACTGCGCCACAGGGGTGGCCACCCAGGATGAGACCCTCAGGAAAAAACATTTTTCCGGCCTGCCTGAAAAGGTGATCCAATACTTTTCCTTCCTGGTCCAGGAGACCCGGTCCATTATGGCCAGCCTGGGGATCAGGGATTTAAGAGAGCTTATCGGCCGTACCGACCTGCTGGTCCCCCTGGAGGGGGTAACCAAAAAACAGAACAAGCTGGATTTGTCCGGCCTTCTGGTATCTCCCATGCCGCCCCAGGGGAGGGCGCGGTATCACACAGATCCTAACCCCCCTGCAGATGACGGACAACTGAACTTGACGATTACAGACCAATTTAAAGCGGCCGTGACCTCAGGTTCCGGCGGAGAGGGCGCGTTTGACATTCAGAATACGGATCGGTCTGTGGGAGCGATGCTCTCAGGCATCATTGCCGAGGTCCATGGCAATACGGCCATGGAAAAGAGGCCTGTGACCCTCAGATTCTCCGGCAGTGCGGGCCAGAGTTTCGGGGCCTGGAATGCCGGCGGACTTCACATGGTTCTGGCAGGCGATGCCAACGATTACGTGGGCAAGGGGATGGCTGGCGGAAAATTGATTCTCAGGCCGCCTGCCGGGGTCTCTTACAAATCCAATAAAGCTGTGATTATGGGTAATACCTGTCTTTACGGGGCAACAGGCGGCACCCTTTTTGCTGCCGGCCTTGCGGGCGAACGCTTTGCCGTGAGAAACTCAGGTGCCAGGGCGGTGGTGGAGGGTATCGGCGATAATGGCTGTGAATATATGACCGGGGGCATGGTCACCATCCT